The Puntigrus tetrazona isolate hp1 chromosome 3, ASM1883169v1, whole genome shotgun sequence nucleotide sequence agagagagagagagagagagagagagacagagagagagagagagagagacggagacggagagagagacagagagagagagagagagacagagagagagcgagagacgagagagagagagagagagagagagagagagagagagagagagagagagagagagagagagagagagagacagagagagagagacggagacgagagagagacagagagagagagagagagagagagacgagagagagagagagagagagagagagagagagagagagagagagagagagagagagagagagagagacagagcgagagagagagagagagagagagagagagagagagagagagagagagagagacagagagagagagagagagagagagagagagagagagagagagagagagagagacagagacagagacggagacagagcgagagagagagacggagacggagagagagacagagagagagagagagagagacagagacggagacagagcgagagagagagacggagacggAGGCTCCATGAAGACGTTCAGAGCTCTGTAATTCATTCATAACCTCAAGACTCTTGAAGAAAAACTGCTGCGTGtcatttctgtctgttttggGTCATTCTATATAAACTACCTTCTGCTCTCACCGAGGTGTAAACCTTTCTGGTGCATTCCTCCTTTTTATGGGGGAAGGTTTGATATTTAAAGGAAAGAATATGTTTGGTGGCGAGACCAAATCCAGACCCAGAAAGGATTACAGTAACCCAAACAAGCAAAGGCAACATCTCCGCCACATGCTTGCGCTTTTCAGCCAATCACGGTGCACTGggtagctggccaatcagagcacacctctcTTTTTTAGAATGATGAGTTTTCTTCGACCcgtttcaggaggcggggcttagaggagaaacagtaatgtacagtatatggaGAATAATCTGTCCCCGCCCGCATGTTTGATGATTTTCACCAATATTTGAAGGTCTTCGGGATATTTTTTACGTGCTATGTATATGtgaacatattatatatcaaaatgaagAACAAAGACTTTGCTTTCAAAAAAGCTTGTAAAAACTCGTCTTTGGCTGAGAAGTGTTATAACCTAATTGACAAGATATCTGATCATTGGAGGGGAAAGAGTTAATAATCAGGGATGGTCATCTATCACTCACCTGACCTTACCtgaacatgaaaaacaacatgaagCTCGGGAgaatggggaaaaaacaagcagaaaagaAAACCCAAAAGCGACAACACTGTGTTTAATAAATCAGACGTTTTTATTGAGTCAGACAACTCCAGCAGGCAGAGAGATGAGGATAGAGTCCACTTCACGAATATGGAGTCAGAAGAGATCAGAGATCTAAGAGAAAACCACAGACGGTGCCGAGACACCAGGAAACACACGGACAGAAGAATATTCTCTTTTCAGTTTCCTCCGCGTCGTCTCTCTGTGCTCTCAGCCACATACTCCTCCATGGTTTCTTCAGGACTCTGTCGCTGGATGTCAGAACGCTTGATACCTGCTTTTCACATTCAGACACAGAAGAGTCCGATTCCCAGGGAAGGAAGTTAGGTTTGCTTCCTTCTTCCTGAGAAGATCAGTGATATCAGAAAGGCAATGAATAAATCCTCCGGTCGTGAAGAAGTCAGAAAAACTCAACCATTCAGCCTTCGACCGTCACACCTTCAGAGGTCTGTTTAGAGGAGAACACAGCACTTCTTCCTGGGACCACCACACTCCCTGAAAACTGCAggttaagttaagttaaagCACAATCTAGAAGAGAGAGAGGTTATTGTGTGAGTATAAGAGATCATGAGTCTAAGAGGCGGCGTCCCACAAGGCTCTGTTCTCGCACCGCTCCTGTTTAAACCCTACATGCTCCCACTGACTCAGATAATAACTAATCAGTCACCTATCAGAGCTAAGCAGGTCAAATCAACAGCTGGTTGTGGCTAAAccttcttcagttaaacaaggaggaAACAGAAATGCACTTAAGTACAGTAACAAAGTAAAAGGACTTTACTTATTCACTCATCCGGGGATGTCTCACATCAAACCTGAAAGAGCTGGACCTGAAGACGACAGTGTTTAGTGTGTTTGTGAAGAGCAGACGAGTGATTGAAGCGCTTCCCGCACGCAGCACAGCCGTACGGTCTCTCTCCGGAGTGAGTCCTCTGGTGTATTTTCAGGGTTCCTCTCCGACTGAATGTCTTGTCACAGAGCGAACACTGGTAAGGTCTCTCTCCGGAGTGGATCTTCTGGTGCTGCTTCAAATGGCTCGCTGTAGTGAAGGTCTTCTCGCACTCGAAGCACACGTACTCTTTGACCGCAGCGTGTGTTTTCTGATGCACTTTCAAATTCTCCAAACGAGAAAAGCTCTTTCCGCACAGCTCACAGGAATGCGGTTTCTCCTTGGTGTGAACGGTCTGGTGCTGCTTCAGGTACGAAGCTCTCAGGAACGTCTTCCCGCAGCGAGCGCAGGTGTAGAGCTTCTCTCTGGTGTGGATGTTCATGTGTTTCTTGAAGTGTCCGGACAGCGAGAAACTCTTCCAGCACTGTCCACAGGtgaagggcttctctccggtgtggactcTCATGTGGTCCGTGAGCCTCGCCTTCAGTGTGAAGCTCTTCTGGCACTGGTCGCAGGCGTGCggtctctctccggtgtggatcatCTCGTGTGTCTTCAGGCTGGATGAGTCTCTGAATCTCTTGTGGCAGTGTGAACACTCGtagggtttctctccggtgtggatcctctcgtgtCGTTTTAAACACTGCGCCGTGGTGAAGGTCTTCTCGCACGCGCAGCACACGTGATCTCTCACGCCGCTGTGTATTTTCTCGTGTTCTTTCAGACTCTGTCGATGTGAAAACCTGTTTCCACACAAATGGCACGAATGCGGTTTCTCCTTGGTGTGAACGGTCAGGTGATTCTTCAGGTCTAAAGCGCTCGGGAACGTCTTCCCGCTGCTGAagggtttctctccagtgtggactCTCATGTGAAGCTCCAGATGGTGTTTGTTTgagaaactctttccacactgagtgCAGCTCAAAGATTTCGTGGCCCGTCTTTTCTGTTTGGGTTTCTCTCCACTTCTCAAACAATCTATCTCGACTTCGCTCGATTCTTCTTTCCCCTCGTTACCTCCAACCAACTctgaaacaaaagtaaaaacgGTTGATCGTTTACACGAAACCGAAAGGTGAAAGGACATGAAGAAAGGTCCTGATATAGCTAGAGAAGAGATGGTCGTCGTGGGTCACGCTCTAATGTTAATACACACATCTCTGTGCGTTCAGTGAAACTAAATGAGTGAAACGTGTGAGTTATGGTGTAATTTTTCCACAGCGGGGCTGAGAACGGATCTCTTTGgagtattaatttgtttttagtcAGGGTTAGGGTAGTTAGggttagtttttgttttatcagaTCCTGAGTCTAAGAGGCGGTGTCCCACAAGGCTCTGTTCTCGCACCGCTCCTGTTTAAACCCTACATGCTCCCACTGAGTCAGATAATAACTAATCAGTCACCTATCAGAGCTAAGCAGGTCAAATCAACAGCTGGTTGTGGCCAAAccttcttcagttaaacaaggaggaAACAGAAATGCACTTAAGTACAGTAAGAACGTGTGATGAAGACTGAGTGATGAAGACCAACCTGTCTGTTCTTCAGTCTCTTCAGTGTGTTCTGGATCTCTcatcttctctctgtctgtaaGAAACTCTTCCTGATGATCTGATGCTCGTCTTCACTCAGAAACCGAAGGAATATTCCAGCAtttatttctgaaggactgaacATGTGATTattgtgggaggagcttcactgaaTATGAACTTCTGTGCGGAAAAgacacaaataaagaaaacggCATTAAATGTTGTGTCTTTGTGAAGCAGTATGTTACTCTATTATATTATAGAAGTGAACCGTAACATCGGAAGCAGTGAAGTACTAGCCTAGCTTACAGCGTCTTCTTCTACAGTCTACAGGTCTAGCTCTGAAACAAGAGCTTTTTCcagacaatattttttaaactaggCTTATTTTTCAAGTCACCCAGAGTTTAATTTTCCGTTCAGGCgctagcacttttagctgcagcttagcataaatcattgaatctgattagcaTCTCGCTAGCATCTCCAAGATGaccaaaaagatatttttctgGGGACCATTTTCAGACGGTGTGTAATATCATTGTAATAATCACAATATCCTCCCGTACGGAAGTGTAATATATACATCACATATGCTATATGTCacttatgttatatataatgcaaaatattattatcacaTGTAACCATCTTCTggatatatgtttgtatatgtgaAATTCCCAtagtaaaatttatatataaacatatatttatgtaaatgaatattttttagtATGTTAATCAGTTTGTTCATATATGTGCtgactgtgtttttattcattgaaaAGTCCAGCCAATGATCAACAAATCAAAGATgcagatataataatatattttacaaatatataatatttaaagatgtATAGTTATTACATGAATAATTAGTATTCTGCGATCTTAACCTTTACCTTTTACACTTAATACTCAATATACTCTACTCACAAAAAGATATTTgtggaaaaagtaaaaagttcATGCTACAGTGGTGTTAAGTACATAATTAGAAAAGAcatatatctattatatattaataatcatataCATTCCACATACggcaataaatgtattatacataaacatatatattttgcatacgGCCTTATATGTCAATGTATGAAATTGTCCAATTTTCTAATAggattaatatataaatatgttcatCATCACAtcccttttattattataatttctcgACTGAACAAAATCTCCTTTTTTGCCGTCTCTTTTTTATATCAGCTCTAAGCAAACCCTTACTTAAAGCCTGCTTTCCTGATTCTGACTTTAAAGTTAACCTCCAGATCTTCATCAACTTCCTCCTGATCCGGATCCCGCAGGAAACCCATCCCTAACTCCTCGCTGTTTTAGGAGGATCCTCCTCGTAGTATATCATACAGAGCAGCTCGCCTCGCTGTTGAATCTCTGAAGGTGATCGCTGCACGACCCCGAAAGGCGCAGGTTAGAGAAGAAAGACGAGCAGAAGAAGACTCTCTCTCAGCGTGACCTCGCGCATGCGCAGACCGGGCGGGTGACGTcagagcgcgcgcgcgcgccccGAGAGGCCGACCTCCGCGTCGTTCACGAGCCTCGCTTTTATAAAGATGATTTTTGACGGTGTggggttattttaaaataacatcacGGATCCGTTTAAACTGATTTGAGCCGCTCATGTGTTTTAGGTCTTCCTGATTTGAGGACATGCCAGTCTGCTGCACAGATTCATTTAACACTATTATAAACTACATTAGTGTGTGATTCAGCAGCAAAAGGTACTCTACAGAAATCACATTATTCAGTGGGGAGGAAATATTCAGGTTTAATATTGAGAGAGATTAGAGATGAGCAGAGTAAGATCTGTAGTTTTCTGACCGCTCTTTACGACATGAACTTAGTTAAGGGTTTAACAAGAGAGACGTAGAAAGTCTGCCACAAgagtttgtgtaaaaaaacactaGCAGGTTTTATTTAGAAGCTTTTGTTTAAGGggactttaattttgtttaggGGGAGGTGGGGGACCTTTATTTTGGCGCTTCCGGTAGCTCAGCTCGCAGAAGCGGAAGTTGTGTAAAGTCACACGTGTTTATCAAAAAAACCCACGGAAATGGCGAAAAATGGTAAACTCAAGCAGAAACCAAAGTTTAACGGCGACGtgaaacagaagaagaagaagcagagaAAATGCGTGCTGATGTTCGACGATAAAGAGCGACAGTAAGAAACTTTAATAACACCATCAGGGAAAAACACGCTAAATAACACACACCCCATATTCACTGATACACAGAAATAATAGAATACTGCGGCGATATAACAACCTTAcagtctaaaataaatgtaacttactgaacagaaataatgtatttagCTTGTTGCTGTCATGAAATGTggaaatacattaaattgaaaaGCATCAATATAGTAACTTCAGACTGCCTTAAACATTCATTCTGatctaaataaaactttaaaatgctgataaaaCTACtataatctgaaatattttgtatttcttcaTACAATTTAGATTAACTGACTTAAACAGAGTCATTCTTGATtattgtgtctctctctctgtgtgtgtgtgtgtctctgtgtgtgtgtgtgtctgtgtgtgtgtgtgtctctgtgtgtgtgtgtctctgtgtgtgtgtgtctctgtgtgtgtgtgtgtctctgtgtgtgtgtgtgtctctgtgtgtgtgtgtgtgtctctgtgtgtgtgtgtgtgtgtgtgtgtgtgtgtgtgtgtgtgtgtgtgtgtgtctctctgtgtgtgtgtgtgtgtgtgtctgtgtgtgtgtgtgtgtgtgtctgtgtgtgtgtgtgtgtgtgtgtgtgtgtgtgtctctgtgtgtgtgtgtgtgtgtctgtgtgtgtgtgtgtgtgtgtgtgtgtgtgtgtgtgtgtgtgtgtgtgtgtgtctgtgtgtgtgtgtgtgtgtctctgtgtgtgtgtgtgtctctgtgtgtgtgtgtgtgtgtgtgtgtgtgtgtgtgtgtgtgtgtgtgtgtgtgtgtgtgtgtgtgtctgtgtgtgtgtgtctctgtgtgtgtgtgtctctgtgtgtgtgtctctgtgtgtgtgtgtctctgtgtgtgtgtgtctctgtgtgtgtgtgtgtgtgtctctgtgtgtgtgtgtgtgtctctgtgtgtgtgtgtgtctgtgtgtgtgtgtgtctctgtgtgtgtgtgtgtgtctctctgtgtgtgtgtgtgtgtctgtgtgtgtgtgtgtgtctctgtgtgtgtgtgtgtgtctctgtgtgtgtgtgtctgtgtgtgtgtgtgtgtgtgtgtgtctctgtgtgtgtgtgtgtgtctctctctgtgtgtgtgtgtgtgtgtgtctctttgtgtgtgtgtgtgtctctctgtgtgtgtgtgtgtgtgtgtgtgtgtctctctgtgtgtgtgtgttctgatgaTCAGAGAGTTCCTGACCGGCTTCCACAAGAGAAAGCTCCAGCGGAGGAAAGCAGCGCTGGAGGAGATGAAGAACAAGCTGAAGGAGGAGCAGAAGCGCGTCAGAGACGAGGTGAGAGTGtgaggaagatgaggaggaggagggggatgatgatgatgatgaagcagCTCACACGCCTCTGATCTTCctccagagacacagagagTATCTGAAGATGCTGCAGGAGCGCCGGCAGGCTCTGGGTGAgtcaggggtcagaggtcatcaGGGGTCAGACTTTATGACGTGTGTGagctcacgtgtgtgtgtgtgtgtgtgtgtgtgtgtgtgtgtgtgtgtagaggaaGCAGACGAGCTGGTGGATGTCATCACAGCCACGAAAGAGAGCGTCCAGTACGACCATCCCAACCACACCGTCACCGTGACGACCATCAGTGACC carries:
- the LOC122334091 gene encoding oocyte zinc finger protein XlCOF26-like; its protein translation is MRDPEHTEETEEQTELVGGNEGKEESSEVEIDCLRSGEKPKQKRRATKSLSCTQCGKSFSNKHHLELHMRVHTGEKPFSSGKTFPSALDLKNHLTVHTKEKPHSCHLCGNRFSHRQSLKEHEKIHSGVRDHVCCACEKTFTTAQCLKRHERIHTGEKPYECSHCHKRFRDSSSLKTHEMIHTGERPHACDQCQKSFTLKARLTDHMRVHTGEKPFTCGQCWKSFSLSGHFKKHMNIHTREKLYTCARCGKTFLRASYLKQHQTVHTKEKPHSCELCGKSFSRLENLKVHQKTHAAVKEYVCFECEKTFTTASHLKQHQKIHSGERPYQCSLCDKTFSRRGTLKIHQRTHSGERPYGCAACGKRFNHSSALHKHTKHCRLQVQLFQV
- the nol12 gene encoding nucleolar protein 12, with the translated sequence MAKNGKLKQKPKFNGDVKQKKKKQRKCVLMFDDKERQEFLTGFHKRKLQRRKAALEEMKNKLKEEQKRVRDERHREYLKMLQERRQALEEADELVDVITATKESVQYDHPNHTVTVTTISDLDLSADRLLQPDQGDEESKEEDGEKTQALPRKAGNPLKSEKIQRLTASLNSLAKQKKRKRKPKQEMRRGNQQADRKSSSFTHNKKLRRGKTTRRKLTGRNERNQDR